The window TCAATGATAAGCTTTCCTTACAGATTACCCCTTCTTTTGTTCATAAAAATCTTTACGAACCCACCATTGAAAACAAAAATCAATTTTTAGCAGGTTTGGGAGGACGCTATAAAATTTCCAAAAGAGTTTCTGTAAATGCAGAATATTTTGTGAATTTCGACGATCACAGTTTTTATAAAAACCCATTATCATTAGGGGTGGATATAGAAACCGGAGGACATGTGTTCCAGCTTTTATTAACGAACTCCCAGATAAATTCAGATATCGGATATCTTACCAATGCCACTGGAGCATGGGGAAAGGGACATATTTTCTTTGGGTTTAATCTTTATAGAGTTTTTTAATATGAAAAAGCTAACATCCTTATTGATATTGTCGTCAGCAATCATACTGACGGCTTGTGACAGCAGAACTTATGAAGAGATTTCTGATAATACACCTATCACTGCACCCGTAAAATATACAGCAGATGTAAAACCCATTGTGGATAACAATTGCATTGGCTGCCATTCTGCCAGCGGCTATAAACCTCTCGTTACCTATGATCAGGTAAAAAACAATATAGACGGAATTCTGGATCGTATCCAAAGACCTAATGGTGATCCGGAGAAAATGCCGCAGGGAGGATCGTTGTCCGCAGCTCAGATCAATATTTTCATAAAATGGAAAGCTGACGGGCTCAATGAAAATTAAAAAAATTGATATGAAAAAATTAGCATTATTAAGCGTATTACTGCTTACTGCCAGTTACGCATCAGCACAAAAATACAGTTCTAAGACAGGAAAAGTAACTTTTGAAGCTTCGGTTCCTCTGTTTGATGACATCTTTGCCCAGGATGACAATAATGTTGTTATTCTGAATGCGGATAACGGTGAAATGGCATCCGTTTCTACAGTTAAGAACTTTCATTTTAAAACCAAATTAATGGAAGAGCATTTCAATGAAAGTTATGCTGAATCTGCAAAATATCCGAAAACAACTTTCAAAGGGAAAATTGTCAACTTTGATAAAACAAAGCTTACGGCCAGCCCTCAGAAATATACTGTTCAGGGAACACTTAACTTTCATGGTGTAGACAAAGCGGTTAACTCTGCAGCTACTTTGTATGCAAAAGATGGTAAAATATATATGCAGGGTGGTTTTGTGGCCAAACCTGCAGATTATAAAGTGACTATACCTAAAATGGTTACAAAGAAAGTTGCAGAAAATGTCAACATAGAATACAACTACGTAATGGTAAAACAATGAGAAATCTAATCTTAATTTTAGGATTATTTCTGAGCTCATGGATGTCTGCCCAGGAAAAAGCAAAATCAATATTTGATATTGCCAGAAGCGGAACAGTTCCTGAAGTACAGGAGCTGATGAAACAAAATCCGGATGTTATTAATCAGGTGAACGAAAATGGTTTTTCACCACTTATTTTAGCCTGTTACAGAGGAAATACTCCGGTTGCGGAATTTTTAATCACTCATGTTAAAAATATGAACTATGCAAGTGGAGAAGGAACAGCTTTAACGGCTTCTGTCTTTAAAGGAGATAAAAATCTTACTCAGAAATTATTAGAGAACAGAGCTGATCCCAATGTTGCAAACAGCAGCGGAGTAACTCCATTGATATATGCAGTTCAGTCACAAAACAAAGAAATGGTTGTGCTGTTACTCAAAAATAAAGCTAATAAGGCATTAGCAGACAAGCAGGGGAAAACTGTTTTTGAATATGCTTTATTTTCTAAAAATCAGGATATTATTAACCTATTAAAAAATTGATCATATGAAATTAAAAACTACATTATTATTGATCGGATTTTTTGCTTTTTTTCATGTAAAAAGTCAATATTCGACAGGAACTGTGCCTCTGTTTTCCACACCCGGAGGAGCAGATTTGGCTTATTCAGTTAAGATAGACCTTACTCCTTCTTTAGTTACCCTTACCCTTATCGGCCCTTCTACAGGATGGCTGGGAATGGCTTTCGATACAACGAATATGGATGATATAGGGAAGGATGTTGTTATTTTTGATGGAACCAATTTAAGTGACAGAACATTTAATGGCCAGGGAGTGGTGCCGCCTTTGGATGGAACTCAGAACTGGACTGTAACCTCCAATACAGTGGCTGGAAGCGTTCGTACTGTAGTCGCTACAAGAGCTTTAAATACAGGAGATGCTAATGATTACGTTTTTACTTTTCCTCCCGCAAGCCCTTTAAACGTTACATATGGACGTAGATTATCAAACTTTACGATTGCTTATCATGGTTCTAACAGCTGTGGTACTACAGCGCTTACTTTTGGTTCTACTTTAGGGACCAGCGAAACCGCTTTAGAGAGTAAGAAAATAGTTCTTTATCCAAACCCGGCTAAAGAAACGGTAAGCTTTAAAAATATTGATAAAATAAAATCTGTTGATATTTATGAATCTGCCGGAAGAAAAGTAAGATCTGTGAAACTTGAGGGAGAAAATATCAGTGTCAGAGATTTAAAATCTGGTACTTATTATTTTGAAATCACATTGAAAGATGGAACTACATCTTACGAAAAACTGATTAAAGAATAATTTTTCAGAAAAAACACACCTAAATATTTTTTTTAAAAACGGATACCTCTGATTTTTCAGGGGTATCTTTTTTCCTTAAAGTACCCATTCCAGGGAGATTGCTTTAAATTTCATATATTTGTGTATATCCGGATTCTTAACAAAAGGCAGCTTCTTTACCTTATAATTTTTACAACCAATGGAATTTAAAACTTTAGCCAATATTACAACAGACGAACTTCTGTCAGTATTCAACCATTCATTTTCAGATTATGTTATTCCTTTCCACTTAACGAAAGAGGTGCTTGTCTCAAAAATTGCAGCAGAAAAATTAGATATGAGTTTATCTGCCGGAGCATTTGAAGATGGAAAACTGGTAGGTTTTATTCTTCAGTCTGAAAAAGTTGAAAATGGGGAGAAAATTATATACAATGGCGGAACAGGCGTAGTTCCTGAAAGCAGAGGTAAAGGATTGGTGAGAAAAATGTATGATTTTATTATCCCTGTTTTAAAAGAAAGAAATGCCAATACATTGTTGCTTGAAGTGATTGAAGGAAATCAGCCTGCAATCAGGGCGTATGAAAACCTGGGCTTTGTAATTGTCCGAAGATTACTTTGTTTTAACGGAAGTATTCAGCAGGGAAAAGAAAATGCTGAGGTTTCTATTAGAGATCTGAAAGACTTTCAATGGGAGCTGCTATGCTCTTTCTGGGATATTGAACCTTCATGGCAAGGGTCAGTTTTCGTATTGGAGCCGATGCCGGAAAATCATGTGACTTTAGGAGCTTATGATGGAGATAAACTGGTAGGATATATTATCTATGGCCCTGCAGCGAAAAAAGTATATCAGTTTGCTGTAGATAAGAACTACAGAAACCGTGGAATTGGAACAAAGCTTTTTAACGCTGTTAAAGATAAAAATGGCGGGCAGGGTATAGCATTGAACAATGTAGATGATTCTTCAGAAAATACCAGCAAATTTCTCAGTGAACGAGTAGGACTGAACAATTGGCTGTCACAGTTTGAAATGAAAAGATCTATTTAATGAAGATTCATTTTGATTCAAAAAAAATAATCGGTTTTAATATACTTTTAATCTCTTAAACTTTTTATGCAGAAGTATAGGATGTAACTTTGTGGAAAATTTTAAAATAATGAAGCGAGGAATCCATTTTTTACTGCTGCTAATTTCTTTTACGGCTTTTGCGCAACAGGGCAATATTGATACAGCCCAGGTGATTATCCCAGGTAGACAGAACACCACGGAAGCACAGTCAAAACCTTATGTGATTATGATATCTACAGACGGTTTCCGTTATGACTATGCACAGAAGTACAATGCTGAAAACCTTTTGAAACTGGCCAATAGCGGTGTGAAAGCTGAAGCAATGATTCCAAGCTATCCAAGTATTACTTTCCCTAATCACTGGAGCTTAATTACCGGACTTTATCCTTCCCATCATGGCTTGATTGATAATTTTTTCTACGACTATAAAAGAAAAGAAGGGTATGCCATGAGCAATAAAAAAAATGCTGAAGACGGAAGCTGGTATGGAGGAACTCCACTTTGGGGACTTGCTGAAAAACAGGGAATGGTATCAGCATCTTTAATGTGGGTAGGATCTGCCAGCGATGCCGGAGGAATGAGACCTTCTTACTACTACCCTTATCACGAAAAATTTTCTCCTTCCGAAAAAGTAGAAAAAGTGGTGAACTGGCTGAAATTACCGGAAGATAAAAGACCTCATTTTATATCATTATATTTCCCGGAAGTAGACGGAAGCGGGCATCATTATGGTCCTGATACAAAAGAAACCGAAACTGCTGTACATCTGATAGACCAGGCGATAGGTGATCTTGTTCAGAAAGTAGATGGATTAGGCTTAAAGAACGTCAACTTTATATTTGTGTCTGACCACGGAATGATCAAAGTAGACGGTGGAGCTCCATTAGAAATCCCGGCCGTTCTTTTTGATAAAAACAGATTTGATTTTTACAATTCCCAGACTTTGTTAAGAGTTTACGTTAAAAATCCTGATGAGGTAAAGAAGGTTTACAAACAACTGAAAGCTCAGAAAACAGATGATTACGAAGTGTATCTGGATAAAAAACTTCCTAAATATCTGCATTTTGCAACAAGAGATGACCAATACAACAGAATAGGACAGATTCTTCTGATCCCTAAAGCACCGAAAATATTCTTAGAAAAAGGTAAGAAAACATCTGTTGGAAAACATGGCTACAACCCTAAAGTTGTGCCGGAAATGAAAGCTACTTTCTTTGCCCGGGGACCTGAATTTAAAAACAATCTGGTCATCAGTGAATTTGCTAACATTAATGTTTATCCTTTGGTTGCTGAGATTTTAGGATTGAAAATAGATCAGCCAATTGACGGAAAACTGAAAATTTTAAAAGAAACCCTGAAAGACAAAAAATAGTCTATGGTTTAAAATATTATAATAGTTAACAAAGTTTCGGCGCACCTTTGGTGCGCCGAAACTCATATTATCAGTCTTAGAAAAACAAAAGAATTTAAAACTTAGAAGAAAACTCTTTAGCAAAATCCTCTAGCTTTACATTACCTGTAACAGGAGAATTGTGATCAATAAAATCCTTCTGAACAACCCCGGTTCTTATTCCTCTACCCATTTCAACATAAAGATGAGCCATATCTTCAGGTAGTCCGGCTTGAAGCATTCCATTTAAAGAATCTTCATCAGAGAATTCTACCCATGGAAGTTCAGGCTTATTAACAGAAGTTCCTAAAACCTTTGCAAAATCAGCCGCTTTTCTCACATCACTTACAATATACCGGATGTTGTTTGTATTTCCGTCTTTTACCAGTTCTTCAGCGGCAGCTTGGGCAATATCATTGGGATGTACAATTGGTACTTCAACACTTGCAGGATAATTCCCTCCAATGATTCCAGCATTTTGAATCAAAGGAATATCGTTGAAAAAATTATTATAAAAATATCCGGCTCTTAAAAAAGTGAAAGAGGTATTTTCTACTTCGTTATATATTTTTTCAATATTGTGAAGACCTGCAATGGGGCCATTTTCTACCGGAGATTCAGCTCCCACACTGCTTAGCATTACGGCTCTTTTTACGTTGGCATTCTTTATAGCTTCAGCATAATTTTTTCCTGCATTGGTTGTGTTTTCTACAATCTTATCCGGGCTGATAGCCGGAGGAGTCATTACAAAAACAGCATCTGCTCCTTCAAATGTCTGAGTTAAAAAATTAACGTCTGTGATAGAACCTATGGCTGGAGTGGCTCCCAGAGATTCAATATCCTGTTTTCTTGCATCGCTGCTGCTGACTACTGTAATATTATGCCCTTCGGCAATTAACTGTTGTGCTAATGGTTTGGCTACATTTCCTAATGATCCTGTGATTACAATTTTCATAATAAATATTTTTTTATTTCTGAGAACAAAGTTATATTTGTACTTACTTTTATACAAGTACTTACCCTAAAGTATGTAGATATGACAGCGATCAAAGAAAGTTCAACCATTCAGGAGAATAAGAAAACAGTACAGGATTGTCCCGTAATGTATGTTATGGAAAGAATTGGCGGATTCTGGAAACCTATTATCCTGTTTAATCTTTCCACAGGCGAAAAAAGATACAGCGAACTGAAAAAAGCAATTCCTGCCGTAACAGAAAAAATGCTGATCCAGCATCTGAAACAGTTGGAAACAGATGGATTGATTATCAGAACAGCAAAACCTGTAATACCTCCTCATGTGACCTATAGGTTGAGTGATGCAGGTAATGAATTGGCTCCTGTTATTGATGCCATGGCTGCATGGGCTTTTCAGGATATGGAAAGAAATGATAACAAATGTGCTGAAGGAAACCGATATATGTTGAATCAGGATCAGAATGCTTTTAGCCAAAATCTAAAAAAATAAAAACAGGCGCTTCAATCTGAAGCGCCTGTTTCTGTTAATATTGTATAGAAGAGTTACAAAGATTGCATATCAATGACGAAACGGTATTTTACATCACTTTTCAGCATTCTTTCATACGCGTTGTTAATATCCTGCATTTTAATCAGCTCAATATCAGAAACAATATTATGTTTTCCACAGAAATCTAACAATTCCTGTGTCTCTGCAATACCTCCGATCAAAGAACCTGCTACAGAACGACGTTGGAAGATCATAGGTCTTGTACTTACTTCAGTTTCCTGGAATTCACCTACAAATCCTACAAGAACTAAAGTTCCGTTCAAAGAAAGAGTTTGCATATAAGGATTGATGTCATGTTCATAAGGTACCGTATCAATGATAAGATCAAATTTACCTTTTACAGCATCCATCTGTGAATCATCTGTAGAGATCACTACATGATCAGCTCCAAGTTGCTTTGCATCATCAGTCTTACCCGGAGTTCTTGAGAATAAAGTAACTTCAGCTCCCAGTCCTTTTGCCAGTTTAATAGCCATGTGACCCAATCCACCTAATCCTACAACGGCCACTTTTGAACCCGGACCTGCGTTCCAGTGTCTTAGTGGTGACCATGTAGTAATTCCTGCACATAGAAGTGGTGCTACTGCTGCCAGATCTAAATTTTCAGGAACACTTAGAACGAAATGCTCATCAACAACTACTTTTTGAGAATATCCTCCAAAAGTGTGGCCTCCAAGATGCTTATCTTTCCCGTTATAAGTTCCTGTAAATCCGTTTTGGCAATATTGTTCCAAATCGTGCTTACAACTGTCGCAATGTCCGCAAGAATCTACCATACATCCTACTGCAGCAAGATCGCCTACTTTAAATTTGGAAACCTCACTTCCTACATTGGTAATTCTTCCTACAATTTCATGTCCCGGAACTACAGGATACAAAGATCCGCCCCAGTCGTTTCTTGCTGTATGAAGGTCAGAGTGGCATACCCCGCAGTATAGGATTTCAATCTCTACGTCCTTTGTGGTTACCTCTCTTCTTTCAATATTCATTTCTTTCAGATCTGCTGTGGTAGACTCTGCACCATAAGCTTTTACTGTGATTGTACTCATTTTTTATATTTAGTTTATTTAGGTTTATAAATTATTATACTCTTCATCCGTTACAGGCTCCAGCCATTCTACAATCCCGTTTTGAGTATTAGGATTAATGGCAATATGGGTAAACCCACTGTTCGGAGCAGCTCCATGCCAGTGGATAATATCAGGAGGAATGTTAACAACATCTCCTGGGTTTAAAATCTGTACAGGTTTATCTTTTTCCTGATAGTATCCTGTTCCTGAAGTTACGATTAATATCTGTCCGCCTCCATGAGAATGCCAGTTATTTCTGCATCCTGGCTCGAAAATGACATTTCCAATCTGACAGTTCAGGCTATCCTCATTGGGTTTCAGAATATAAACCCACGCTGTTCCTCCGGAGAAATAATCTGAAGAAGCTTTTTCCCCTTTTGGAAAAATGGTTGTATTAAAAGTTTCCATAACGGTACAAAAGTCGACACTTTCTCATAAATCAGACTTATACAGATTACCGAATTACTTACCAATTTTACAGACACTATTTCAGTTACAAATGAAAGTGGTAATTTTGAATAGAAATAAAAATATACTTCATGGACAATCAGGAGGTTGAAATCTATAATACGGTCTCGGAATACAATAAAATGGCGAATCATGAAACGCTGCATCCGCTGGTAAGTGTGATTGATTTTTCCAAATCCGATCCTATATGCCAGTATAAAAGAAAATTCGGTTTTTATACCGTTTTCCTGAAGGATGTAATGTGTGGAGATATGCAATATGGGAAACACAGCTATGATTATCAGGAAGGAACTTTGGTTTTTATTGCACCCGGGCAAACATATGGAATTTATAATAAAGACAGATTTGTTCAGCCTGCAGGTTTTGCCCTAATTTTTCATCCGGATTTAATAAAAGGAACCAACCTAGGGAAGAACATGAAAGACTATTCATTTTTCTCTTATGACGTACATGAAGCCCTACACCTCTCTGAAAAAGAAAGAGAAGTAGTGTTGGATTGCTTTAAAAATATTAAGCTTGAACTGGAACAGGCTATTGATAAACACAGCAAATCTTTAATCGTTAATAATATTGAACTATTCCTGAATTACTGTATGCGTTTTTATGACCGCCAGTTTATTACGAGAGATCACATCAATCAGGGGGTGATTGGAAAATTTGAAAATCTGGTTGATGATTATTTAAAATCTGAAAATCCTAAGAATATTGGTTTTCCAATGGTAAACTATTTTGCAGAGAAGCTGAACCTGTCCGCCAATTATTTTGGAGATCTGATAAAAAAAGAACTGGGTATTTCCGCTCAGGAATTTATCCATAACAAACTTATTGATATCGCTAAAGAACAAATCCTGGATCAGGCAAAAACAATCAGTGAAATTTCCTATGATTTAGGGTTCAAATATCCACAGCATTTTACAAGATTGTTCAAAACAAAAGTAGGCATTTCTCCAAGTGAATACAAAATCCTGAACTAAGTTTTCAACACGAAGAACACTAATCTTTTTCACAAACAACACAATGATAGTTAGTGAATATTTGTGCTATCATTTGTGAGATTTGTGTTTAAATAATTAAATTTAGAAAGAAAAGTTCACAGTTTTAAAAATGACACCTAATCAGCAGAATACCACTATTTTTGAGACCAGGTTCGGGAAAATTTTAGCATTAAAAGAAGAGGGGATTATCAGAGCCAGAAGTATCCGATATGCTCATTCTGAAAGATTTAAAGAACCCGTTGCCATAGAAGCTTCTTTATCTTCTGTAATTATTTCCCCGGAAAAAACACCAGTCTGTCCACAGGCTTTAAGTCCGCTTGTGGAAAAAATGATTGGAGCAACCTCCGTTGAAAGCTTTGAAGCAGATGAATCTACCCAGTATCTCTCCATAACCCGCCCTGAAACAGTTTCTGAAAATGAAAAGCTTCCTGTTGTAGTCTGGATTCATGGAGGATCTCATGAAATAGGCTGTGGTGATCTTGCTACTGCCAATCCTGCCGAATGGGTGAAAGAACAACATATCATCGTAGTTGCCGTCTCGTATCGTCTGGGATTGTTCGGTTTTCTAGGTGGAGATGAAACAAGACCTGCTAATCTTGGACTTTTGGATATGATCGAAGCATTGAGGTGGATAAAAGCCAATATTGCAGAGTTTAGTGGTGATGAAAACAATATTACCCTTCTCGGGCAGTCTTCAGGAGGAGATGCTATTGCTCACCTAATGATTTCAGAAGGGGTGGAGGATTTATTTCAGCGTGTGATCATCCAGAGTGCTCCTCTGGGATTACGCCATAAAAGACAGAAAATGTCTGCAGAATTTCTTAAAAAAACAGAAGTATTGAAAGATGAAACTGACGTTTTAAAAATGATGGAGGACTACAAAATATTTGTACCCTCTGTAATAAAATACGGTTTGAAAGCTGCAATGCCCTTTGGTACACAATACGGATATTTTCCTCTGTGTAAAGAAGAAGAGTCGGTGGAGATGTGGAAAAAGAATGCTCAGAAATTTGATGTGATCATTGGTTTAAATAATGATGAAACTGCCTTTTATCTCAAGACTTCCGAGGCTTTAAATAAATATTTCGGAAAAGGATTTGGTTTAAAACTCATAGATAAAGCGGTTGAAAAAACTACAGCACTTATCTATGGAAATCCGGCAAAACAATTTGCTCAGACTTTGGCTGAATCCGGTGGAAATGTCTATCTCTTCAGAATTCATTCAAAATTGAAAGACAATCACATCGGAGCACCACATTGTATTGATCTTCCTTTGATTTTTGGGAATGAATCAGCGTGGAAATCTTCCGAACTGCTGAAAGATATTCCCTGGAGCCGTATTCATGAGAACGGTAAAAAACTGCGGGCACTTTGGGCAGAATTTGCCAGAACCGGAAAAATATCTGATGCCTCCGAAAGACCGGAGATCCTGGAACTCCGAAAGATATAGTTACATACTAAAATTATAAAAACCAATCATCTTAACAAATATTCCAGCCGAAGATAAACATTCCCTTCCCTTGGAGGTGCAGCGAAAATTCAAAGAATTTTTGACGGAGTGGTTAGCCATATTTTCAACAGTTATATGTTTTTTGTGTGAATTATGTATACAGAATCAGGTGATTGCTGTTGAATGTTTATTCATAATTGTAATTTTTGATGTAAATTTAATTATTGAACCATAAAAAATAATAATTATGAAAACAAACAAAGATTTCAAAGTAAAAAAACTTAAACGTGAGGAACTGAAGAGTTTAAAGGCCGGAGATTTAAATTGGGGTAAAGTATGCTGTACTTCCACCGAAGACGGGCAATGTTGCGAATGGGCCATAGATGTTTGGAATTGCCGTTACATTTATTGCTGATTTTCTAATGAAAGCAAGCCTTGTCAAGGTTTTAACCCTTGACAAGGCTCTTATTCAGGAATCCAGACACTTACATTTCCTGCCGGAACTGGGAAATTTCCCCATCCGTTTTCATCAATCGTTACTTTGTCTTTGAATCGTTTCAACAGATCTTTGAATTTTTTTCCGGAATACAACATTCCCATTTCCATAGGCTTGTTGTAAGAATCTTTATTACTCAGAACAGTTGCACATCCTGGATGTTCATCATCACCAGTGCGAACCCAACCAAGGCAATTGGCATCCTCAAAATAATCTTGCTGGTCACCGTAAGCATAATCTTTCCTTGCTTTTAACAGCTCTTCAATACCGTCTACTTTGGGCATAAATATCTCCTGATCATTACCTTCTCTATCCTTATCCACATAATGAGCTCCATAGAGATCTGGATAGAAGATGCATGGATAGCCGTCTTTTCTTAATAAGATAAATGCATAGGCAAGAGGTTTGAACCATGGGTCTACAGGAGCTTCAAGATCCTGTAAAGGCTGTGTATCATGATTGGCTACCAAACTTACAGAATGCATCGGATCTGCCTGAGTAAGAGTTTCATCAAAAATTCTCCTGAGATCATAAGAACCACCTTCCCTGGAAGCCGTATGGAAATTATTCTGTAACGAACTGTCAAAAAGACTCATACATCCATCCGTTACTTCAATATATTTTTGGAGAAGATGAAGATATCCGGGAGCCCAGTATTCTCCTACAGCGAAAATATTTTTTCCGGAATTGGAACGGAGCAGCGTAAGCCATTCTTTATAAAAATCAAAAGAAATATGTTTTAAAGCATCCAGTCTCACGCCATCGAAATCTGTCTGATCAAAATACCATTTTGCCCAATTATTGAGCTCTTCCCGTACAAAAGGATTTCGGTGTTCAATGTCATTATACATCAGGTAATCATAATTTCCTTTTTCATCATCAATCATTTCTTCCCAGTCATTTCCATATTCAGACTGTATTTTATAAATATGGGATTCCATACCTTCCGCGTAATCTACACCGCTGAAGCAGGTGAAGTTCCATTCAAAATCAGAATATTTTTTTCCTCTTCCTGGAAAGGTAAATTTGGTATAAGATTCAATTTCAATGACGTCGGAGATAATTTTCTCCCTGTTCTCTTCATCTACTTTTACCACTTTGAATTTTTCCAGCTCATCACCTCCTGCTTTATGTCCCAGGACAATATCTACAATCACTTGTATATTTTGTTTCTTTAAGGCTTTAATGGCTTTTGTATAATCATTTTTAGTACCGTATTTTGTAGCAATGGTACCCTTTTGGTCAAATTCTCCAAGGTCATAGAGATCATAAGCGTCATATCCGGTAGAATAACCGCCATTTGTTCCTTTATAGGCTGGAGGAAACCATACAGAAGTGATTCCAAGTTTTGCTAAGTATCCGGCCTGTTTTTCGGCTTCTTTCCACAATTTTCCGTCGCCTTCAGAGTACCAGTGGAAAAACTGAATCATGGTTGGGTTCATAGATTTGCTGATTTGGTAGATACAAGGTAGCGAAAAAATATGACCTACTCATTTTCAAATTCCTCAAACGGGATTTTTAGTTGAACGGAAACCTGTTTTTTTTCTTCAGTATTCAGTTGGGAGAGAGATAATCCGAGCAGGCGTACAGCTTTATCAAAAGGACGGAGATCCCAGAGTTTTTTCCCAGTGTTATAATACTGTTCCGGTGACGAGAAATAATCTTCTCTTGTTATGCTTCTTGTGAAAAGAGAGAAATCTTTATATTTTATCTTTAATGTTAAAGTTCTTCCGAGAATATTATTTTTCTGTAATCTTTGATGGATTTCCTGAGCAAGACTTTCCAGCTTTTCATTGATCTGCTGTTCGTCCAAAAGATCTTCAAAAAAAGTTCTTTCCACGGCCACACTTTTCTGGATCCGATGAGGTTTTACTTCAGAAGTATGAATACCGCGTACTACATTGTAATAATGTTTCCCGGACTTTCCGAAAAGCCTTACCAGATCTTCAAGTGATCTCTTCTTTAAATCTTTTCCTTTATAAATTCCTAAACTAAACATTTTGTTGGCTGTAACTTTTCCAACCCCGTAAAATTTTTCTACAGGCAGTTCTTCCAGGAAATGCTCCATTTTATCAGGATGAATTGTTTTCTGGCCATTCGGTTTATTGATGTCTGAAGCTACTTTAGCTAAAAATTTATTGACTGAAATTCCTGCAGATGCCGTCAGTCCCGTCTGTTCAAAGATTTTCTGACGGATTTCTTTGGCAATCAGGTTGGCAGATTCCATTCCTTTTTTATTTTCGGTGACATCCAGATAAGCTTCATCCAGAGACAGGGGTTCTACCAGATCAGTATATTCATAGAAAATCTCCCGGATTTTTTTGGAGATCTCTTTATATCTGGCAAATCGGGGAGGAACAAAAATAAGATGTGGGCATTTTTCTTTTGCGGTCTTGCTGGGCATTGCAGAGCGTACTCCATATTTTCTGGCTTCATAGCTTGCTGCGGCAACGACGCCTCGATGCTGCCCTCCAACTGCAATAGGCTTCCCTTTCAATGTAGGATTATCATGCTGCTCCACAGAAGCATAGAATGCGTCCATATCAACATGAATAATTTTACGAAGTGGCAAAGAAAAATCCATATACAAAGATATGGATTCCTTTATTTATGGTAAATTTTTTATAGAAAGGAAGTGTGACGCTGGAGTGTGGAAGTTAATGAGAAAGATATGGAAATTTATGA of the Chryseobacterium viscerum genome contains:
- a CDS encoding NAD(P)-dependent alcohol dehydrogenase codes for the protein MSTITVKAYGAESTTADLKEMNIERREVTTKDVEIEILYCGVCHSDLHTARNDWGGSLYPVVPGHEIVGRITNVGSEVSKFKVGDLAAVGCMVDSCGHCDSCKHDLEQYCQNGFTGTYNGKDKHLGGHTFGGYSQKVVVDEHFVLSVPENLDLAAVAPLLCAGITTWSPLRHWNAGPGSKVAVVGLGGLGHMAIKLAKGLGAEVTLFSRTPGKTDDAKQLGADHVVISTDDSQMDAVKGKFDLIIDTVPYEHDINPYMQTLSLNGTLVLVGFVGEFQETEVSTRPMIFQRRSVAGSLIGGIAETQELLDFCGKHNIVSDIELIKMQDINNAYERMLKSDVKYRFVIDMQSL
- a CDS encoding cupin domain-containing protein, whose amino-acid sequence is METFNTTIFPKGEKASSDYFSGGTAWVYILKPNEDSLNCQIGNVIFEPGCRNNWHSHGGGQILIVTSGTGYYQEKDKPVQILNPGDVVNIPPDIIHWHGAAPNSGFTHIAINPNTQNGIVEWLEPVTDEEYNNL
- a CDS encoding helix-turn-helix domain-containing protein, whose translation is MDNQEVEIYNTVSEYNKMANHETLHPLVSVIDFSKSDPICQYKRKFGFYTVFLKDVMCGDMQYGKHSYDYQEGTLVFIAPGQTYGIYNKDRFVQPAGFALIFHPDLIKGTNLGKNMKDYSFFSYDVHEALHLSEKEREVVLDCFKNIKLELEQAIDKHSKSLIVNNIELFLNYCMRFYDRQFITRDHINQGVIGKFENLVDDYLKSENPKNIGFPMVNYFAEKLNLSANYFGDLIKKELGISAQEFIHNKLIDIAKEQILDQAKTISEISYDLGFKYPQHFTRLFKTKVGISPSEYKILN
- a CDS encoding carboxylesterase family protein, which codes for MTPNQQNTTIFETRFGKILALKEEGIIRARSIRYAHSERFKEPVAIEASLSSVIISPEKTPVCPQALSPLVEKMIGATSVESFEADESTQYLSITRPETVSENEKLPVVVWIHGGSHEIGCGDLATANPAEWVKEQHIIVVAVSYRLGLFGFLGGDETRPANLGLLDMIEALRWIKANIAEFSGDENNITLLGQSSGGDAIAHLMISEGVEDLFQRVIIQSAPLGLRHKRQKMSAEFLKKTEVLKDETDVLKMMEDYKIFVPSVIKYGLKAAMPFGTQYGYFPLCKEEESVEMWKKNAQKFDVIIGLNNDETAFYLKTSEALNKYFGKGFGLKLIDKAVEKTTALIYGNPAKQFAQTLAESGGNVYLFRIHSKLKDNHIGAPHCIDLPLIFGNESAWKSSELLKDIPWSRIHENGKKLRALWAEFARTGKISDASERPEILELRKI
- a CDS encoding alpha-amylase, producing the protein MNPTMIQFFHWYSEGDGKLWKEAEKQAGYLAKLGITSVWFPPAYKGTNGGYSTGYDAYDLYDLGEFDQKGTIATKYGTKNDYTKAIKALKKQNIQVIVDIVLGHKAGGDELEKFKVVKVDEENREKIISDVIEIESYTKFTFPGRGKKYSDFEWNFTCFSGVDYAEGMESHIYKIQSEYGNDWEEMIDDEKGNYDYLMYNDIEHRNPFVREELNNWAKWYFDQTDFDGVRLDALKHISFDFYKEWLTLLRSNSGKNIFAVGEYWAPGYLHLLQKYIEVTDGCMSLFDSSLQNNFHTASREGGSYDLRRIFDETLTQADPMHSVSLVANHDTQPLQDLEAPVDPWFKPLAYAFILLRKDGYPCIFYPDLYGAHYVDKDREGNDQEIFMPKVDGIEELLKARKDYAYGDQQDYFEDANCLGWVRTGDDEHPGCATVLSNKDSYNKPMEMGMLYSGKKFKDLLKRFKDKVTIDENGWGNFPVPAGNVSVWIPE
- the dinB gene encoding DNA polymerase IV produces the protein MDFSLPLRKIIHVDMDAFYASVEQHDNPTLKGKPIAVGGQHRGVVAAASYEARKYGVRSAMPSKTAKEKCPHLIFVPPRFARYKEISKKIREIFYEYTDLVEPLSLDEAYLDVTENKKGMESANLIAKEIRQKIFEQTGLTASAGISVNKFLAKVASDINKPNGQKTIHPDKMEHFLEELPVEKFYGVGKVTANKMFSLGIYKGKDLKKRSLEDLVRLFGKSGKHYYNVVRGIHTSEVKPHRIQKSVAVERTFFEDLLDEQQINEKLESLAQEIHQRLQKNNILGRTLTLKIKYKDFSLFTRSITREDYFSSPEQYYNTGKKLWDLRPFDKAVRLLGLSLSQLNTEEKKQVSVQLKIPFEEFENE